The Engystomops pustulosus chromosome 1, aEngPut4.maternal, whole genome shotgun sequence genome has a window encoding:
- the GP1BB gene encoding platelet glycoprotein Ib beta chain yields MMQFFWLLPLLVSLPAGILGCPSPCSCSSGIVDCSYKGLTSNSLPSFPTSTEVIRLEQNNFLYIPNGLLDHLPNLREVHLKHNPWHCDCDILYLRSWLQGQQKKGLYRDVTCASPESMEGRIIMYLTEDELVSTCQYWYCNLALISQLCLFIFIVVQGILLIFIILSLRRFQKIAREARRTAKELQQSTETYTYDNIPLCNYDRT; encoded by the coding sequence ATGATGCAATTCTTCTGGTTGCTGCCTCTGTTGGTCTCTTTGCCCGCAGGGATTTTGGGATGTCCTTCTCCCTGTAGCTGCAGCTCTGGAATTGTGGACTGCAGCTATAAAGGCCTTACCAGCAACTCCCTACCATCTTTTCCCACTTCCACTGAGGTGATCCGTTTGGAACAAAACAATTTCTTGTATATTCCTAATGGTCTTTTGGACCACCTTCCAAATCTACGTGAAGTTCATCTTAAACATAACCcttggcactgtgactgtgacatTCTTTATTTGCGTAGTTGGCTGCAAGGACAGCAGAAGAAAGGGCTATACCGGGATGTTACATGTGCATCTCCTGAGTCCATGGAAGGGAGAATTATCATGTATCTCACAGAGGATGAACTTGTGTCCACCTGTCAATACTGGTACTGCAACCTTGCCTTGATCTCCCAGCTGTGCCTCTTCATCTTCATTGTAGTACAAGGCATTCTGCTAATCTTCATCATCCTCTCTTTGCGACGTTTCCAGAAGATTGCTAGGGAAGCAAGACGCACAGCCAAGGAACTGCAACAGAGCACTGAGACCTACACCTATGACAACATCCCATTATGCAACTATGATAGGACATAA